A stretch of Microbulbifer bruguierae DNA encodes these proteins:
- a CDS encoding retropepsin-like aspartic protease family protein codes for MKLRAISSLVLLLLSLSAAAQDVRLKAIFGTSAMFEIDGRQRLLKSGNTSPEGVRLVSVTSENATVEIDGRTQQLSLSAPIAANYAEVQKAEVRLAADSRGHYSTTAWINGRQVPVLVDTGATSIAFNYPTARNLGLDLARAQPMTVSTANGMARAYRLQLDSVTIGGIKVHNVEASVLGDDFPQITLLGNSFLSRVDMQQQDGLLLLRARD; via the coding sequence ATGAAACTGCGCGCGATTTCTAGTCTGGTCCTGTTGCTATTGTCACTGTCCGCAGCGGCGCAGGATGTCCGGTTAAAGGCCATTTTCGGTACCAGCGCCATGTTCGAGATCGACGGCAGGCAGCGGCTGCTGAAATCCGGCAACACCTCGCCGGAAGGGGTGAGGCTGGTCTCGGTGACCAGTGAAAATGCCACCGTAGAGATCGATGGCCGTACGCAGCAACTGTCGCTGTCAGCTCCGATCGCCGCGAATTACGCCGAGGTGCAAAAGGCAGAGGTGCGCCTGGCTGCGGACAGCCGCGGCCACTACAGCACCACGGCGTGGATCAACGGCCGCCAGGTGCCGGTACTGGTGGATACCGGAGCGACCAGTATCGCTTTCAATTATCCGACGGCGCGGAATCTGGGACTGGATCTCGCCCGCGCACAGCCAATGACGGTCTCCACTGCCAACGGCATGGCCCGTGCTTACCGATTACAGCTCGACAGCGTCACTATTGGTGGTATCAAGGTGCACAATGTGGAAGCCTCGGTGCTGGGGGATGACTTCCCGCAGATTACGCTGTTGGGCAACAGTTTTTTGAGCCGCGTGGATATGCAGCAACAGGATGGTCTGTTGCTGCTGCGCGCGCGCGATTGA
- a CDS encoding Ig-like domain-containing protein — MTRNLTALVISSVLILAGCELTEDDKDRLKDAQVDLEQLADQIIITYPANGSTVTSSTTDVRVDIPAAAGVQAVSLYVDGVEIASDEDGAPWEFSWPSYYWADGGAHTLLLKALTENGNEVRNNQQFQVTVATSANSDLQFSGGLDGSSVKDTNQLSVGFELFPGATRYQVVYSTGDEVETVDTESNSAQLSDLDVGVYQIRYRAIGADATSNDLVGPLSSPVSVELLAPDLPALNPAEVVANQAGYDVLLSWADLGEGNSYRVNLLSGTAGEEILFSEATEENSITIPDLPLGNYRWQLQRTNGLGQDSGFSAPQALGVGVFERRLGGSANDHAKQVLSASDGGFILRGYTKSPEIFSAVDSDGDDWIIKLDSQGNVVWDYVSSAGGRDRFTDLVELSDGSIVAVGMDWDSDKAVILKLDSTGAKLWETLYRPESISERYDFVSVVEFDGGLFAAAAEWGPAPGCANCTRRLNFYFHRVDAADGTVADEIPVPALEGVRINTLAELKVTAAGELLVAGHGMPAGDETAEYWQGGAYLQVLDADLGQKVTWNNVGNYRHGNVGDVIERPDGSFVVVGQVVDDGRPVLSLVGSNGAEFQNRAWTSDRVYYGSESIAAGAMNETYGLFLDQETDALILATFGSDLVVDAQRFLEGLSAQVSSAGLVYNPDGTITYFLSESLTGHTNYDLVISRQPVEQN, encoded by the coding sequence GTGACACGTAATCTCACCGCACTGGTAATCAGCAGCGTCTTGATCTTGGCTGGATGCGAACTAACAGAAGACGACAAGGATCGCCTCAAAGACGCACAGGTTGATCTTGAGCAGCTGGCGGATCAGATCATCATCACCTATCCGGCGAACGGCTCCACTGTCACTAGCTCCACTACCGATGTGCGAGTAGATATTCCCGCGGCAGCGGGTGTTCAGGCGGTGTCACTCTATGTCGATGGGGTGGAAATAGCATCCGATGAGGATGGCGCGCCGTGGGAATTTTCCTGGCCTTCCTATTACTGGGCTGATGGTGGTGCCCATACCCTGCTGTTGAAAGCGCTTACCGAGAATGGCAATGAAGTCAGGAACAACCAGCAGTTCCAGGTCACGGTTGCCACCAGCGCAAACAGCGATCTCCAGTTCTCTGGAGGGCTGGACGGCAGCAGCGTAAAAGATACCAACCAGTTGTCTGTGGGATTTGAGCTGTTTCCCGGCGCTACGCGCTACCAGGTGGTTTACTCAACGGGCGACGAGGTCGAGACTGTTGACACGGAATCCAACAGTGCGCAGTTATCCGATCTGGACGTGGGTGTTTACCAAATCCGCTACCGGGCGATTGGCGCCGACGCTACATCCAATGATCTTGTTGGCCCCCTCAGTAGTCCTGTCTCTGTCGAATTGCTGGCTCCGGATCTGCCGGCGCTAAACCCTGCAGAAGTTGTCGCGAATCAGGCTGGCTATGATGTTTTGCTGTCCTGGGCTGATCTCGGTGAGGGGAACTCTTACCGCGTCAATCTGCTAAGCGGAACAGCCGGTGAAGAAATTCTGTTTTCCGAAGCCACCGAAGAAAATTCCATAACAATACCGGATTTGCCACTGGGAAATTATCGGTGGCAGCTGCAGAGAACCAATGGCCTGGGGCAGGATTCCGGATTCTCCGCGCCGCAAGCACTTGGCGTTGGTGTATTTGAACGGCGTTTGGGTGGTTCCGCTAATGACCACGCGAAACAGGTGCTCTCCGCCAGCGATGGTGGATTTATCCTTCGCGGATACACCAAGTCACCAGAAATTTTTTCGGCAGTGGATAGCGACGGAGATGACTGGATCATCAAGTTGGATAGCCAGGGAAATGTGGTTTGGGATTATGTCTCCAGTGCCGGTGGGCGGGACCGCTTCACCGATCTTGTGGAGCTTTCGGACGGATCCATTGTAGCGGTTGGGATGGATTGGGACTCGGACAAGGCCGTGATCCTTAAGCTCGATAGCACTGGCGCCAAACTCTGGGAAACGCTATATCGCCCCGAAAGTATTTCCGAGCGCTACGACTTTGTCAGTGTGGTTGAGTTTGATGGCGGTCTGTTCGCGGCTGCCGCGGAGTGGGGCCCGGCACCGGGCTGTGCCAATTGTACCCGCAGACTCAACTTTTACTTCCACCGGGTGGACGCCGCGGATGGCACCGTTGCGGATGAGATTCCTGTGCCGGCCCTGGAGGGGGTAAGAATCAATACTCTGGCTGAGCTGAAGGTGACGGCAGCGGGAGAGCTGTTGGTAGCCGGCCACGGGATGCCCGCCGGCGACGAAACCGCGGAGTACTGGCAGGGGGGCGCTTACCTGCAGGTACTGGACGCCGACCTGGGGCAGAAGGTTACCTGGAACAATGTAGGCAACTACAGGCATGGAAATGTCGGGGATGTGATTGAGCGTCCCGATGGAAGCTTTGTGGTCGTCGGGCAGGTTGTGGACGACGGCAGGCCGGTATTGAGTCTGGTGGGTAGTAATGGTGCCGAGTTCCAGAACCGTGCCTGGACCAGCGATCGGGTTTATTACGGCAGTGAGTCGATAGCCGCGGGCGCGATGAATGAAACTTATGGCCTTTTTCTCGATCAGGAAACGGATGCATTGATACTCGCCACATTCGGTTCCGACCTGGTTGTCGACGCGCAAAGGTTCCTTGAAGGGCTGAGCGCCCAGGTGTCGTCCGCGGGGCTGGTGTATAACCCCGATGGCACCATCACGTATTTTCTCAGTGAGTCCCTCACAGGCCATACAAATTACGACCTGGTGATCAGTCGACAGCCGGTGGAGCAGAACTGA
- the nusB gene encoding transcription antitermination factor NusB, which translates to MTVTASARRKARHYAMQALYQWQMAGSNLNAIEAEFHADNDMSKTDVAYFRELLHGVAKNLDEIEGAYSEFLDRNVEELDPVSRALLRMSTYEMKNRVDVPYKVVINEAVALAKKFGPTDAFKFINGILDKVAVKERSVEVKADKG; encoded by the coding sequence ATGACCGTAACCGCATCCGCCCGCCGCAAGGCACGCCACTACGCCATGCAGGCCCTGTACCAGTGGCAAATGGCCGGCTCCAATCTCAACGCCATCGAAGCCGAGTTTCATGCCGACAACGACATGAGCAAAACCGACGTGGCCTACTTTCGCGAACTGCTCCACGGCGTAGCGAAAAACCTCGATGAAATCGAAGGTGCCTACAGCGAGTTTCTCGATCGCAATGTGGAAGAACTGGATCCGGTATCCCGTGCCCTGCTGCGCATGTCCACTTACGAAATGAAAAACCGTGTCGACGTACCCTACAAAGTCGTCATCAATGAAGCCGTTGCCCTGGCGAAAAAATTTGGCCCCACCGACGCGTTCAAATTTATCAACGGCATACTCGACAAGGTGGCAGTAAAAGAGCGCAGTGTCGAAGTGAAGGCCGATAAAGGCTGA
- the thiL gene encoding thiamine-phosphate kinase — translation MSGPGEFELIRDFFAARFQGSAPEAGVVLGIGDDCALLTPPAGKTLATSVDTLVAGVHFPATADPYRIASRALRVNLSDLAAMNAQPLWFTLALTLPESNADWLAGFAEGLADTAKRFDVQLVGGDTTKGPLAITIQVTGACDRPLRRDGASAGDSVFVSNRLGAAAAALPIVLGEVGGSEIQRQQMDASYYFPEPQFTVASAIGGYASAALDISDGLLADLAHICEASGLGAELDLNQVPVAELAQTMSGDQARTVAVTGGDDYQLCFTVPQQHLPALNVLNLPITCIGTMTRERGIRCTLDGEPWTHAQPGYRHF, via the coding sequence ATGTCCGGCCCCGGTGAATTTGAGCTGATTCGGGATTTCTTTGCCGCCCGTTTTCAGGGGAGTGCACCGGAGGCCGGTGTTGTCCTGGGGATTGGCGACGACTGTGCACTGCTGACCCCGCCCGCAGGTAAAACTCTCGCCACCAGTGTCGACACCCTGGTGGCCGGGGTGCACTTCCCCGCAACCGCCGACCCCTACCGCATCGCCAGCCGCGCATTGCGGGTAAACCTCTCCGACCTCGCCGCCATGAACGCGCAGCCGCTGTGGTTTACCCTCGCGCTCACCCTTCCCGAGAGCAATGCCGACTGGCTGGCCGGGTTTGCCGAGGGGCTGGCGGATACTGCCAAGCGGTTTGATGTCCAGCTGGTGGGTGGCGACACCACCAAAGGCCCGCTGGCGATTACCATCCAGGTGACCGGTGCCTGCGACAGGCCGCTGCGACGGGATGGCGCCTCAGCGGGGGATTCTGTCTTCGTAAGCAACCGGCTCGGCGCCGCGGCGGCCGCACTACCCATCGTATTGGGGGAAGTCGGCGGCAGCGAGATCCAGCGGCAGCAGATGGACGCGTCCTACTATTTCCCCGAGCCGCAATTCACCGTGGCCAGCGCCATCGGCGGTTATGCCAGTGCCGCGCTGGATATCTCAGATGGACTACTGGCGGATCTGGCACATATCTGCGAAGCCAGCGGGCTGGGCGCGGAACTGGATCTGAATCAGGTGCCGGTCGCGGAGCTGGCTCAGACAATGAGCGGTGACCAGGCGCGTACCGTTGCGGTTACCGGCGGCGACGATTACCAGCTCTGCTTTACCGTGCCACAGCAGCACCTGCCAGCGCTGAATGTATTGAACCTGCCGATCACCTGTATCGGCACAATGACCCGTGAGCGCGGCATTCGCTGTACGCTCGACGGCGAGCCCTGGACCCACGCACAGCCCGGCTACCGGCATTTTTAA
- the rsgA gene encoding ribosome small subunit-dependent GTPase A translates to MQENNTNGASTLRQLGWIPFFQQQLSLDEWSDCQPVRVMAVHRSQLDVAGEHGEEPVLVSGALFEDALEKPTVGDWLLLDRQSRRPVRRLERSSLFRRMAPGARQAQLIAANIDNVLIVSSCNHDFNLSRIERYLALVREAGCRACLVLTKADLSDDHEQYIQALKKHRDLPLLLVNGLDPATLQPLRDYCRSGETVALLGSSGVGKSTLLNSLAGSELAATSGIREDDSKGRHTTRHRALYPIPDGGLLLDSPGMRELGLADVSEGLAAEFADIGKLAAACRFSDCAHESEPGCAVQAAIESGELDERRLRNWQKLEREVARNSKTLAETRADDRAFSQFVRKVVQEQARSRKGGE, encoded by the coding sequence GTGCAGGAAAACAATACCAACGGCGCTTCGACACTGCGGCAGCTGGGGTGGATACCGTTTTTTCAGCAACAGCTGAGCCTGGATGAATGGAGTGACTGTCAGCCGGTTCGGGTAATGGCCGTGCACCGCAGTCAGCTTGACGTGGCCGGGGAGCACGGTGAGGAACCGGTCCTGGTCAGTGGTGCGTTATTTGAAGACGCGCTGGAAAAACCCACGGTGGGAGACTGGCTGCTTCTGGATCGGCAAAGCCGCAGGCCAGTGCGGCGCCTTGAACGCAGCAGTCTGTTCCGGCGCATGGCGCCAGGTGCCAGGCAGGCGCAGTTGATTGCCGCGAATATCGATAACGTGCTGATCGTCTCTTCCTGTAACCACGATTTCAATCTGTCCCGTATCGAGCGATACCTCGCCCTGGTACGAGAAGCTGGCTGTCGCGCCTGCCTGGTGTTGACCAAAGCGGACCTGAGTGACGACCACGAGCAGTACATACAGGCCCTGAAAAAACATCGGGATTTGCCGTTGCTGCTGGTCAACGGGCTTGATCCCGCCACGTTGCAACCGCTGCGAGACTACTGCCGCAGTGGCGAGACCGTGGCTCTGCTGGGGTCCTCCGGCGTTGGCAAGTCTACGCTGCTGAACAGTCTGGCCGGCAGCGAGCTGGCGGCCACGTCCGGTATTCGCGAAGACGACAGCAAGGGCCGCCACACCACCCGCCACCGGGCACTGTATCCGATTCCCGATGGGGGGCTGCTGCTGGACAGCCCCGGGATGCGGGAATTGGGCCTGGCGGATGTCAGTGAAGGGCTGGCGGCGGAGTTTGCCGACATTGGCAAGCTCGCTGCTGCATGTCGTTTCAGCGACTGCGCACACGAATCCGAGCCCGGCTGTGCGGTACAGGCAGCCATCGAGTCCGGGGAGCTGGATGAGAGGCGTTTGCGGAACTGGCAAAAGCTGGAGCGGGAAGTGGCGCGCAACAGTAAGACGCTCGCGGAAACTCGTGCGGATGATAGGGCGTTCAGTCAGTTCGTCCGCAAAGTGGTACAGGAGCAGGCGCGTTCACGGAAAGGTGGCGAGTAA
- the ribH gene encoding 6,7-dimethyl-8-ribityllumazine synthase, with protein MSNIKVIEGDFVGSTGKYALLVSRWNSFVVESLKNGALDTLRRKGIKDEDITIYYAPGAFEFPLAAQKIAESKKFDAVIALGAVIRGGTPHFEYVAGECTKGLAQVSLNTGIPVTFGVLTVDSIEQAIERSGTKAGNKGCEAAETALEMVSLLGKI; from the coding sequence ATGAGCAATATCAAAGTAATTGAAGGGGATTTCGTCGGCAGCACTGGTAAATACGCGCTGCTGGTAAGCCGTTGGAACAGCTTTGTTGTGGAAAGCCTGAAAAACGGCGCCCTCGACACCCTGCGTCGCAAGGGCATCAAAGACGAAGACATCACCATCTACTACGCCCCCGGCGCCTTCGAATTCCCGCTGGCCGCGCAGAAAATTGCCGAAAGCAAAAAATTCGATGCCGTGATCGCCCTCGGCGCGGTCATTCGCGGCGGTACCCCGCACTTCGAATACGTTGCTGGCGAATGCACCAAAGGCCTCGCCCAGGTATCCCTCAACACCGGTATCCCTGTGACCTTCGGCGTACTGACCGTAGACTCCATCGAACAGGCCATCGAGCGCTCCGGCACGAAAGCCGGCAACAAGGGTTGTGAAGCCGCCGAAACCGCCCTCGAAATGGTTTCCCTGCTGGGCAAAATTTGA
- the ribA gene encoding GTP cyclohydrolase II, which translates to MTIRYVESSKLPTSWGMFEMHGFEEVETGKEHVVLTMGDLDTDKPVLARIHSECLTGDALFSLRCDCGAQLQYALHRIATEGRGAVFYLRQEGRGIGLLNKIRAYHLQDAGADTVEANEQLGFGADMRDYSILKPMIDHLGIQSIRLMTNNPRKVKALEALGVKVTERLPHQSGRNPHNVNYLSTKKGKLGHLFDDEEK; encoded by the coding sequence TTGACCATTCGTTATGTGGAATCCTCCAAACTGCCCACTTCCTGGGGTATGTTTGAAATGCACGGTTTTGAAGAAGTGGAAACCGGCAAGGAGCATGTCGTCCTGACCATGGGCGACCTGGATACCGACAAGCCGGTACTGGCTCGTATTCACTCCGAGTGCCTGACCGGGGATGCGTTGTTTTCCCTGCGCTGTGACTGCGGTGCGCAATTGCAGTATGCGCTGCACCGGATTGCCACCGAGGGACGCGGCGCGGTGTTTTATCTTCGCCAGGAGGGACGTGGGATCGGCCTGCTGAACAAGATCCGCGCCTACCATCTTCAGGATGCCGGTGCCGACACCGTGGAGGCCAACGAGCAGCTGGGTTTCGGTGCAGATATGCGGGATTACTCTATTCTTAAGCCGATGATTGACCACCTCGGCATCCAGTCGATTCGCCTGATGACAAATAATCCGCGCAAGGTGAAAGCGCTGGAAGCCCTGGGGGTGAAGGTTACCGAGCGTCTGCCACACCAGTCAGGCCGCAATCCACACAATGTGAATTACCTGTCCACGAAAAAGGGGAAGCTCGGTCATCTGTTTGATGACGAAGAGAAGTGA
- a CDS encoding DUF885 domain-containing protein produces MSFSNSAQKILSAKRLGFSIAILAASLNVQAMDQKAFEQAMSELPKKGASEKLKALQDLRYRWIMESYPESATYEGYPGVERNWTDQSNKGIERRKGQTRELLAASRHIDENNLPENEKLDYQLLYQDLLLQVRGYQFPEHLLPINHMSGIQRSVPALLSAMPKRTIKDYEDILARLEKLPGLIEQTKILMEKGLRQNLTPPQITLRDLPGQIRALIPADSKQSPLLKAFNDMPASIPAAQQARLRTRAQTIYQKSLVPNWQQLAEFVERDYIPNATTETAFTKNEDGIRWYAYKVRKQTTTELSPEEIHRIGLEEVRRIRAEMDKIIQRTGFDGDFKAFTDFLRTDPRFYYTTKEDLLKNYRDIAKRIDGELPALFGTLPRLPYGVKRIPGYSEKSQTTAYYQPGSMEAGRAGVFFANTYDLNSRPTWEMEALTVHEAMPGHHLQIALAQEQKEIHPLRRQTMYTGFVEGWGLYSESLGYDLGLYKDPYNEFGALTYDMWRAVRLVVDTGMHQLGWSRDEAIRYFMDNSAKPEHDIVVEIDRYLVWPGQALAYKVGQLKIKEIRARAEKALGTNFNIRQFHDALLKAGALPLNLLESRMNGWIKVQGGQIAKSVPAADAGGQAALN; encoded by the coding sequence ATGTCCTTTTCCAATTCCGCCCAAAAAATTCTGAGCGCCAAGCGTCTTGGGTTTTCCATCGCCATCCTGGCTGCGAGCCTGAATGTTCAGGCCATGGATCAAAAAGCCTTCGAACAAGCCATGAGCGAGCTGCCCAAGAAGGGCGCCAGTGAAAAACTCAAGGCACTGCAAGATCTCCGCTACCGCTGGATCATGGAAAGCTATCCGGAATCCGCTACCTACGAAGGCTATCCCGGTGTAGAACGCAACTGGACCGATCAATCCAACAAAGGCATCGAACGCCGCAAAGGCCAGACCCGTGAACTCCTTGCGGCCAGCCGTCACATCGACGAAAACAACCTGCCGGAAAACGAAAAGCTCGACTACCAACTGCTGTACCAGGATCTGCTCCTTCAGGTCAGAGGCTACCAGTTCCCCGAGCACCTGCTGCCCATCAACCATATGAGCGGCATCCAGCGCAGTGTGCCCGCATTGCTCAGCGCCATGCCCAAACGCACCATCAAAGATTATGAAGACATCCTCGCGCGCCTGGAAAAGTTACCCGGGCTGATCGAGCAGACAAAAATCCTTATGGAAAAAGGGCTGCGGCAGAATCTCACCCCGCCGCAAATTACCCTGCGCGACCTGCCAGGCCAAATCCGCGCACTGATTCCCGCAGACAGCAAACAGAGCCCGCTGCTGAAAGCGTTCAACGATATGCCAGCGAGTATTCCCGCCGCACAGCAAGCCCGCCTGCGCACCCGCGCACAAACGATTTATCAGAAGTCTCTGGTGCCCAACTGGCAACAGCTAGCGGAATTTGTCGAGCGCGATTACATCCCCAACGCAACCACCGAAACCGCATTTACCAAAAATGAAGACGGTATCCGCTGGTATGCCTACAAGGTGCGCAAACAGACCACCACAGAACTGAGCCCGGAAGAAATCCATCGTATCGGGCTGGAAGAGGTGCGACGTATTCGCGCTGAAATGGACAAGATCATCCAGCGCACCGGCTTTGATGGGGACTTTAAAGCGTTTACCGATTTCCTGCGCACAGACCCCCGCTTCTACTACACGACAAAAGAAGACCTGTTGAAGAATTATCGGGATATCGCCAAGCGTATCGACGGTGAATTACCTGCGCTGTTCGGCACGCTGCCGCGCCTGCCTTATGGGGTTAAGCGAATTCCCGGGTATTCAGAAAAATCCCAGACCACCGCCTACTACCAGCCGGGCTCCATGGAGGCTGGCCGCGCGGGTGTTTTCTTTGCCAATACCTACGACCTGAACAGCCGCCCAACCTGGGAGATGGAAGCGTTAACCGTGCATGAAGCCATGCCCGGGCACCATCTGCAAATCGCCCTGGCGCAGGAGCAGAAAGAAATCCATCCGCTGCGCCGACAAACCATGTATACCGGTTTTGTCGAGGGCTGGGGATTGTATTCCGAAAGCCTCGGCTACGATCTCGGCTTGTATAAAGACCCCTACAACGAGTTTGGCGCTTTGACCTACGATATGTGGCGCGCAGTGCGTTTGGTAGTTGATACCGGAATGCATCAGTTGGGCTGGAGCCGGGACGAAGCGATCCGCTACTTTATGGATAACAGCGCAAAACCGGAGCACGATATTGTGGTGGAAATCGACCGCTATCTGGTATGGCCGGGCCAGGCGCTGGCGTACAAAGTCGGCCAATTGAAGATCAAGGAAATTCGCGCGCGCGCGGAAAAAGCCCTGGGTACCAACTTCAATATCCGCCAGTTCCACGATGCCCTGCTGAAAGCGGGCGCGCTGCCGTTGAATTTACTGGAAAGCCGGATGAACGGCTGGATTAAAGTGCAGGGTGGGCAGATAGCGAAGTCCGTGCCGGCGGCAGATGCCGGCGGTCAGGCGGCGCTGAACTAA
- a CDS encoding phosphatidylglycerophosphatase A family protein gives MTPTFAQLIRSPVLFLAFGFGSGLARKAPGTFGTLAAVPLWYGLQFLSAPLYLAVIVVTFVLGCYLCGAASKKLGVHDHGGIVWDEFVGYWLTMFLAPAGWLWALYGFVLFRIFDIAKPQPIRWADRRVHSGLGIMLDDILAGIYAALVLQGTAFLIHMI, from the coding sequence ATGACCCCGACGTTTGCCCAATTAATTCGCAGCCCTGTACTGTTTCTCGCATTTGGTTTCGGCTCCGGCCTTGCCAGAAAAGCCCCGGGGACTTTCGGCACACTGGCCGCGGTGCCGCTGTGGTACGGTCTGCAGTTTTTGTCGGCGCCCCTGTACCTTGCGGTGATTGTGGTCACCTTTGTACTGGGCTGCTACCTGTGCGGTGCCGCATCGAAAAAACTCGGTGTGCACGACCACGGCGGTATCGTGTGGGACGAATTCGTCGGCTACTGGCTGACCATGTTTCTGGCTCCGGCGGGCTGGTTGTGGGCGCTGTATGGCTTTGTGTTGTTCCGCATCTTTGATATTGCCAAGCCGCAACCCATTCGCTGGGCGGATCGCCGGGTGCACAGTGGTCTGGGGATAATGTTGGACGATATACTCGCAGGCATCTATGCCGCGCTGGTGTTGCAGGGCACGGCCTTTCTCATTCACATGATCTGA